A stretch of DNA from Micromonospora sp. WMMD1155:
CGTCGACGGTGACCTCGTCGACGCCAGCACGCTGACCCGCCGACTGCGCCACACCCATCGACACCGACCCGAGACACCCGGGCTGCTCGCCCGCGGTCTGCAGGGCTACACGCTGGGTTCACACGAGCCGGAGTCCGACTGCGGCGTGGTCTCCGCCGTCTTCCGCGCTCGCCGCCCCTTCCACCCGCAACGCCTGCACGACGTCCTCGAACAGGTCAACGCCGAGGCGATCCGGTCTCGGGGTCACCTCTGGCTGGCCAGCCAGCCCGACACGGTGGTGGCCTGGGAGTTCGCCGGCGGCGGTCTGGCCATGGGCTCGCTCGGACACTGGTTGGTGAGCCTGCCCGAGAGCCACTGGGAGCACGTCGAGGACCAACGTCGGCTCGCCGCCGCCATGGAGTGGGACCCCTACTACGGCGACCGTCACCAACACCTGGTCTTCATCGGCCTCGACGTCGACCCCGTCGAACTGCACCGCACCCTCGCCCGCTGCCTGCTCACCGACGGCGAACTCGCCGACGGCGAGGCGACCTGGCGCACCTACCCCGACCCGTTCGCCGGCTGTTTCCCCCTCGGGGTGGAGGAACCGGCAGACACCGACACCGAAGGAGCGCGACCCGCATGAAGCCCGGAATCCATCCCGAATACCGACCTGTCGTCTACCGCGACAAGGGCGCCGACTTCGCCTTCCTCACCCGCTCCACCGCCTCCAGCGACGAGCGGATCGAGTGGACCGACGGCAACACCTACCCCGTCATCGACGTGCAGATCTCCTCTGCCAGTCACCCCTTCTGGACGGGGAGGAAGCGCCTGCTCGACACCGCGGGCCGGGTCGAGAAGTTCCGCCGGAAGTACGCCCGCCACCGGCCCAAGGCACCTGACCATCGGGGCGCTCGTCGTCGGGGCGACAGGCGTCGCGACTGGGCGACGCCGCCCGGCACGACCGGGCCCGGCGCCTGACACCGCCCGTGAGCTGGTTGCTCCGGCAGCCTGCTCACGGGCGATCAGCAGTGGTGGGTGGTCGACCAGCGCCACCACCGGAGACGCCGCGAGATCCAGACGGCGGCTTGCTCCTTGCTCAGCAGTGCGTGCTCGCCTTTCAGCGCACGCACTCGGCGCAGGTGCCGAAGATCTCCAAGGTGTGGCCGACGTCGACGAACCCGTGCTGTGCGGAAACCTGATCCGCCCACCGCTCCACGGCCGGTCCGGCCACCTCGACCGTGCGCCCGCAATCCCGGCAGACCAGGTGGTGGTGGTGCTTGCTCTGGCTGCACCGGCGGAAGAGCTGTTCGCCACCCGGCAACCGAGTCGAGTCGATCTCACCGGCGTCCACCAGCAACTGCAGTGTCCGATAGACGGTGGTCAGACCCACGCCCGCCTTGCGCGCCAGCAGCATCTGGTGCAGTTGCTGTGCCGAGTGGAAGCCCTCGACCTCGCGTAACAGCGTCAGCACCTCTGCCCGCTGTCGGGTGTTCCGGGTCACATTCGGCATCGCCTGGTTCACCGTGGCCGCCATCCTCCCGTGATCTGGGCGCCGTCGGCCTACCTCTTCCGACACCTCGCCTCGCTGCGCGTCAGACCCATTATGCGTCGTCGGGCATTACCGCACGCCGCGCCGCCTCCCCGGCCCTTCCCTGGTGCCGAGCGGCCCAGATCGGCCCGTTGCAGAAGGACGGAGCACGCCGACCATGTCACGGAGAGGTCACAACGCTCGATCACCTATCGACATCGACTACCAACACCAAGAAGGATTCGGCCAGACGTCTCCTGTCGTCTCAGGACCGGTTCTCCGGAGGAGAGAACATGAGCAGGCTCGCATCCGGAGCAGCCGGACCTTCGCCTCGGTCTTCGCGGTCGGCGCCGCGACGGTCTCCGGTGACGCCGCCACCGCGCGCACCGCGTCGTCCACCCCCGACACTCCGCGCAACCTGCAACCGCGCTGGTCACGAGCTTCTGACACAGACGGCTGACCCCTGCGGTTCCGCGACGAAGACCCGCCGCGCTCGATACACTCACATCGCTGTCACGCCATATCCACATGCCCAGCACAGAAGGGGGCGGCGTGGCCGCATCCGAGCCGACCACCTCGTCGAGCACAAGCACATCGGCCGATCCCCCGGCGATGTCCGGCGACTCCGACACAACGCCACACCCCGACGCCGTTAAGCACCAGCACGGTCAGCGGTCCCCGTTCCCCTTCGCCGGTCGGATCGGTTCGGTCGAGATCCTCGCCGCCGTGCTCGTCCTGCTCGTCTTCCTGCGCGACCCCCTGGCGAGGCTGCTGTCCGCGCCGTCGCTGGCGACCTGGACGACGGTGTTCGTCTCGGTGATGGTGCAGGCCGTGCCGTTCCTCGTCTTCGGTGTGCTGCTCTCCGCCGCCATCGCGGTGTTCGTACCCCGGTCCTTCTGGGCCCGGGCCCTGCCCAAGCACCCCGCCCTCGCCGTCCCGGTCGCCAGCGCCGCCGGGGTGATCCTCCCCGGCTGCGAGTGCGGGGCCGTACCGATCGCCGGCTCCCTGATCCGCCGCGGTGTCACCCCGGCGGCGGCACTGGCGTTCCTGCTCGCGGCGCCAGCGATCAACCCGATCGTCCTCGCCGCCACCGCTGTGGCATTCCCCAACAATCCCGAGATGGTCCTCGCCCGCGCGGTCGCCAGCCTCATCGTCGCCATGGTCATGGGCTGGCTCTGGCTGCGCCTGGGCCGCACCGACTGGATCCGGCTGCCGCGCCGACCTGATCTGGACGGGCTGCGACGCGGGGAGGCGTTCTGGTCCGCCGCGCGACACGACGTGGCCCACGCCGGCGGGTTCCTCGTCATCGGCGCGATGGCCGCGGCCACCATCAACATCGTCGTCCCCGAACAGTGGCTGCAGACCCTCGCCGACCAGCCGGTGCTCTCCGTGCTCGCCCTGGCGGCGCTCGCGGTCCTGCTGTCCATCTGCTCCGAGGCGGACGCGTTC
This window harbors:
- a CDS encoding transcriptional repressor, coding for MAATVNQAMPNVTRNTRQRAEVLTLLREVEGFHSAQQLHQMLLARKAGVGLTTVYRTLQLLVDAGEIDSTRLPGGEQLFRRCSQSKHHHHLVCRDCGRTVEVAGPAVERWADQVSAQHGFVDVGHTLEIFGTCAECVR
- a CDS encoding permease: MAASEPTTSSSTSTSADPPAMSGDSDTTPHPDAVKHQHGQRSPFPFAGRIGSVEILAAVLVLLVFLRDPLARLLSAPSLATWTTVFVSVMVQAVPFLVFGVLLSAAIAVFVPRSFWARALPKHPALAVPVASAAGVILPGCECGAVPIAGSLIRRGVTPAAALAFLLAAPAINPIVLAATAVAFPNNPEMVLARAVASLIVAMVMGWLWLRLGRTDWIRLPRRPDLDGLRRGEAFWSAARHDVAHAGGFLVIGAMAAATINIVVPEQWLQTLADQPVLSVLALAALAVLLSICSEADAFVAASLSQFSLTARLAFLVVGPMVDLKLISMQAGIFGRRFAARFAPATFTVAVAVAVITGMVLL